The nucleotide sequence CTTCAACGTGGCAACAGTCGTGAAAGGTCAGAAGGCAGACGTAACGAAGGCAGCACCAGGGCTTACCCAGCTTTCCGTTTATATCGGATGGACAGCATCCACACAGATCGAACTGGATTCATCGACATTTTTACTTGGACAGAATGGTAAGACAAGTGGAGATACTGATCTCATTTTCTATGGTAATTCCAGCAATGCTTATCTCACTTATTCAGAAACGCAAGCAAATGAAAGATTGATAAAGATTAATCTTCCACATGTTGCTGCTTCTATAGATCGTATGGCATTCTCTTTGACGATATATGAAGGCGAATCAAGACGTCAAAACTTTAGTCAGGTGAATGGAGCATTCATTCGATTCGTAAATGATGCAACGGGGCAAGAAATTATTCGATATGACTTAGGAAATCAGTTCTCCGTTGAAACTGCAATTGTCATCGGAGAATTATATAGATACAACGGTGAGTGGAAATTTAATGCGATTGGGGCAGGATATTCTGGGGGGCTAAATGCGCTTTGTGCTAGTTATGGCATTGATGTAAGCGATACGCCAGCACCAGCGCCAACGCCAGCACCAACACCAACGCCAGTACCAGCACCAACACCAACACCAACGCCAGTACCAGCACCAACACCAGCGCCAGTACCAACGCCAGCTGTGCCGCCGATTAACTTGAACTTATCGAAGATTGAGCTCAAGAAGAAGGGCGATACGATCAATCTGGAGAAACGTGCAGGTGGCTTAGGCGAGCTTCTCATTAACTTGAATTGGAATCAACAACCGAAGAAGTCTGGATTCTGGGGTAAGAGCGCTGGAGTCGATCTCGATCTGGCGTGCCTGTATGAGATGAAGGATGGAAGCAAAGGCTTAATTCAAGCGCTCGGCAATACGTTTGGCTCGCTCACAAGTTATCCTTACATTTCATTAGATGGGGATGACCGCACAGGTTCTGTGAAAACCGGTGAGAACATTCGAATAAACGGAGCTAAATTGAAGGAATTTAAAAGAATTATCGTATTCACCTTCATTTATGAAGGCGTTACGAAGTGGTCCGAAGCGGATGGTATCATCACGATTAAGCAAAATGGTGGACCAGACATCGTTGTGAATTTGGACGAGCACGACAACAGCATGCCCATGTGTGCAATCGCACTCATTGAAAATGTGAAAGACGAGACTTTTAGCATAGAGCGGATCGTACGCCATTTCACTGGACATGAGCAATTAGACAAAGCATATAACTTTGGCTTGAAATGGAAAGCAGGAAGTAAATAATCGGACTCAGGGAGAGTAATCATTCATGGATTGGCTAACAAATTTTTTCCACAGCATTGGAGAAAACTTCGCACACTTCTTTACCTGGCAAGATGTAGTCAACACCTTGAGCGACCCCGTTAGCTGGGGAATTATTGCCAGCTTGATTCTACTCGAAGGCTTACTTTCTGCAGATAATGCTCTTGTACTTGCTGTCATGGTTAAGCACTTGCCTAAGGAACAGCAGAGACGAGCATTGTTTTACGGGATTCTCGGTGCGTATATCTTCCGTTTCGTTGCAATCGGACTTGGAACGTATCTTGTAGAATTTACTGCAGTCAAAGTGCTCGGTGCGCTTTACCTGCTCTACATTGCCTATAGTGGATTGTTCAAGGGCTCGGATGATGGTGAAGTTAAGAATAAGGGCTACGGCTTCTGGAAAACAGTATTGCTCGTAGAGCTCATGGATATCGCATTCAGTATCGATAGCGTGATTGCAGCATTCGGCGTCAGCGAACAGGTTTGGGTGCTCTTCCTCGGTGGTATACTCGGGGTTCTGATGATGCGTGGAGTTGCGCAAGTGTTCCTTAAGCTTATCGAACGATTCCCTGAATTGGAGCAGACAGCGTTCATTCTTATCGTGATCATTGCAGGTAAGATGCTCGCAGGTGCATTCGGGTATGAGATGTCTCACTACTTGTTCTTCGGAATTTTGATCGTTGTATTCATTGGTACGATGGTAATCAGCTCTCTACGCAAGAAGGCACATGCGAAGTCAGACAAAAAATCTGTGTAAAGACGTGGTCCCTCCTGTTTCTAAATAGGGGGGATTTACTTTATTAAGTAAGAAAGGGGGGGACAGCACGATGCGTTATTTCAATTACTTATCTGGTGAACAATCTGACCAGGTATTTTATCGCGCACCAATGCCATTCGACAACACATCTGATCATCGTACACTCGCATATGCCATTGGCGCCGCCCTCTATTGCCCTGCAACAAAGCTTACAATAGCTGAGGATATCATTACGCATAGGCATGAAGGGTTGACGACACTTGTGCTCGATCTCGAGGATGCGATTGGCGATCAACAGGTTGACACTGCCGAGCATGTTTTAAAAAAGCAACTCGAACAGCTGTCAGTCGCACTAGAGCAAGGGAGATTATCAAAAGAAGATTTGCCATTACTGTTCATTCGTGTACGCAGTCCAGAGCAGCTCGTTAGAATAATGGATCGATTGGACGAGCAGCTTCTACTCCTAACAGGCTTCGTCTTTCCTAAGTTTTCACCGTATAATGGGCCTCTTTATTTTGAGGTATTAGCTTCCTATAACCGTAAGAAAAGCGCAATACAGCCGAAGCTATATGGTCTGCCGATCCTCGAAACTGACAAAGTGATCTTCAAAGAGACGAGAGTAGATACGTTGCTGGGCATTAGAGCGATTTTGGATCAAAATGAGCCCTATGTGCTTAATGTCAGAATCGGAGCAACGGATTTTTCTAGCATGTTCGGTTTACGAAGAAGTCCAGATATGACGATATACGATATTGCCCCGATTCGGGATTGTATTGCAGATATTATTAACGTGTTCGGCCGCATGCAAGATTCTTATGTGATTTCAGGACCTGTGTGGGAATACTTCTCGAATCGTGAGAGAGTTCTTAAACCTCAATTACGCCAAACCCTGTTCGAGCAATCTCTTGGTCGCGATGGTCGTCGGTTACGCATGAATTATATTACTAATTATGTGGATGGATTAATTCGTGAAGTCATGCTAGACAAGGAGAATGGGATCGTCGGAAAGACGATCATTCATCCTTCGCACATTAAGCCTGTTCAATCGTTATTGGCTGTATCCCATGAGGAATTCGTTGATGCATCGAGCATTATGGCGAGTAATGATGGACAACTGGGCGTAATGAAGAGCCAATATGCGAACAAGATGAATGAAATCAAACCTCATCTGAATTGGGCGAAACGAATTATATCCAGAGCGAACATATATGGGGTGTTAAATGAACAGCAGCACTTTATTTCCTTATTGCCAGAGCACGAGCATGCGTACGTATAATATCGCAGAGGGTTTAAACGTTAATGTTACAATTATGAGCAATCCTTATGGTCTTCCACTCGATGCATTATTTGCGATGGCAGCAAGAATCAATAAGAAGCGAGCATTTCTGTTTGTCAGTAAAATATTAGGCAAGCACATTCCGGTTAATCCCTATGTTTCATTGCTCAGTGGTGCGGCGCTATCAT is from Candidatus Cohnella colombiensis and encodes:
- a CDS encoding HpcH/HpaI aldolase/citrate lyase family protein; its protein translation is MRYFNYLSGEQSDQVFYRAPMPFDNTSDHRTLAYAIGAALYCPATKLTIAEDIITHRHEGLTTLVLDLEDAIGDQQVDTAEHVLKKQLEQLSVALEQGRLSKEDLPLLFIRVRSPEQLVRIMDRLDEQLLLLTGFVFPKFSPYNGPLYFEVLASYNRKKSAIQPKLYGLPILETDKVIFKETRVDTLLGIRAILDQNEPYVLNVRIGATDFSSMFGLRRSPDMTIYDIAPIRDCIADIINVFGRMQDSYVISGPVWEYFSNRERVLKPQLRQTLFEQSLGRDGRRLRMNYITNYVDGLIREVMLDKENGIVGKTIIHPSHIKPVQSLLAVSHEEFVDASSIMASNDGQLGVMKSQYANKMNEIKPHLNWAKRIISRANIYGVLNEQQHFISLLPEHEHAYV
- a CDS encoding TerC family protein; this encodes MDWLTNFFHSIGENFAHFFTWQDVVNTLSDPVSWGIIASLILLEGLLSADNALVLAVMVKHLPKEQQRRALFYGILGAYIFRFVAIGLGTYLVEFTAVKVLGALYLLYIAYSGLFKGSDDGEVKNKGYGFWKTVLLVELMDIAFSIDSVIAAFGVSEQVWVLFLGGILGVLMMRGVAQVFLKLIERFPELEQTAFILIVIIAGKMLAGAFGYEMSHYLFFGILIVVFIGTMVISSLRKKAHAKSDKKSV
- a CDS encoding TerD family protein; this encodes MATVVKGQKADVTKAAPGLTQLSVYIGWTASTQIELDSSTFLLGQNGKTSGDTDLIFYGNSSNAYLTYSETQANERLIKINLPHVAASIDRMAFSLTIYEGESRRQNFSQVNGAFIRFVNDATGQEIIRYDLGNQFSVETAIVIGELYRYNGEWKFNAIGAGYSGGLNALCASYGIDVSDTPAPAPTPAPTPTPVPAPTPTPTPVPAPTPAPVPTPAVPPINLNLSKIELKKKGDTINLEKRAGGLGELLINLNWNQQPKKSGFWGKSAGVDLDLACLYEMKDGSKGLIQALGNTFGSLTSYPYISLDGDDRTGSVKTGENIRINGAKLKEFKRIIVFTFIYEGVTKWSEADGIITIKQNGGPDIVVNLDEHDNSMPMCAIALIENVKDETFSIERIVRHFTGHEQLDKAYNFGLKWKAGSK